The region GTGCCCTATGGCTCATATAGAGCATATAGGACGGTGAACTGTTACGCCCCACCTCCCGTGCTATGGTGCTCGGCGACCGTCCTAACGCCTCTGCAATCGCCCTCAGGCTAAAACCCCTTGCCTTCAACTCCGTTATCCTGACCCTCTCTTCCAAATTAAGTTGCTTATATCGTCTCTCCATAAACACTTAGGGTAACTCCTTCGTAGCCCCAAGTGTTGCACTTCCTCATTGAACTGGCGAAGTAAAAAGCCCCCTATCAAAAAAACAACCTGATATAATTCAGATACCCAATGCGGCGTTTTTTCACTTAATGTTAACTTTCTTACGTACTTTTTAAAATGGTAATTAAGGCTGAGCTTTTGCAATAAAGGAATAACGTATTTTGCAATTACTGGAAAATAAAATCCATTTTTCAATTTTCCATTGAGCCAGTTGATAACCTTATCCATCATCTTTTTCAGTGTTATCCTGTCCTTTCGTTGTCCCCGACTCATAAAGAAAATCTCCTTTGCCATTATCTTAAGCAGGCATCTCTTTCCTGTCAAGGGAATTTCATATTACACACCCCTGACCCCTCTTAATAGAGGGGAAAAGAGTTTGCCACATATCATAAAATCCGTGAAATTGTCAAGATGAAGGATTTCAGGTGAAGGATTTCATCTTGACTGCTTCATCCCCTTCTGATTTAAGCTATAGCAGTGGGTTAGTATGCCACCACACTGTAAGGTAAAGCAAAATGAAAACCATGAAATGAGAAAAACTTAATGAAGAGAGATTTCATCCGTAGTAAAAAAAGGAGATGGAAACGATTTTAGAAGATTTTACACAGAAGATTTTACACTACCATTCTGTTATCATAAAAAATATGAAGGTTATCGTTGCAATGAGTGGTGGTGTCGATTCCTCAACTGCTGCATATCTACTTAAAAAGCAAGGTTATGAGGTTAGCGGACTGAGCTTTACACTTATGGAGACAAGGGGAGTGAAGGACATTAACCCAAATATATGTTGCTCTATAAAGGCAATAGAGTCTGCATCCCAGAGTTCAAGGCATATAGGAATCCCTCACTCGGTAGTCGATTTAAGGGCAGAGTTCATCCAACATGTCATAGAGCCTTTTATAGAGGCATATTCAAATGGCATCACGCCAAACCCGTGCATACTCTGTAACAGGTTTATCAAATTCCCATATCTTTTAATGGAGGCTGAGGAAAAAGGTGCTGACTTTATAGCAACAGGACACTATGCAAACACAGCCCCTTCTCTCAGAAAAGGCATTGACCAAAGGAAAGACCAGTCATATGTGCTTTATGCCTTGAAAAAAGAGGAGTTAAGAAGGCTCATACTTCCACTTGGAGGTCTAAGGAAAGACGAAGTAAGGGCAATTGCAAAGACTCAAGGGCTTCCCTCGGCAAGTAGACTCGAAAGCCAGGAGATTTGTTTTATAAAGGATAAAAACTATAGCAGTTTCATAGGCAGTTTTCTACCCCAAAAGGAAGGACCGATAATAGATACAAAGGGCAATGTCATTGGAACCCATAAAGGTCTTTATCGCTATACGATAGGACAGAGAAAACGGCTCGGTATTTCATCTTTAGAGCCTCTTTATGTAAATAAGATAGATACGGCAAACAATGCCCTTTATATAGGAGCAAGGAACATGGCATTAAAAAAGGAGTTCCTTGTCTCAGAGGTCAACTGGCTTATCCCAAAAAGGGAGGACTTCAGGGCAGGCGTAAAGATTCGCTCCATGATGCCTGATAAGTCGGCAACTGTATATATAATGAATGATGACACAGTAGATGTCCTTTACGATGAGCCTGAGTGGGCACCTTCGGCAGGGCAGTCCGCAGTGTTTTACGAAGGGGATATGGTTATTGGTGGAGGAGTGATTCAAAGCCCATAGTCTTTCCATCTTTCATCCACAAGTCTTTTGACCTCCTCTGACATCTCTATATCAGGAGGCCAGTTTCTTTTAAATCCATCCGAGGGAAGTTTCTTAGTCGCATCGATTCCCATCTTTCCTCCATATGCAGGTATGTCCGATGCATGCTCAAGCACATCGAGTGGGCCTTCAACGATAACTACATCCCTTTTAGGGTCAACATTGTTTCCCATTCTCCAGATGACCTCAGAGGGGTTATGAACATCAACCCATTTGTCAACGACGACAATCATTTTTGTAAAACTCATCTGACCCATTCCCCAGAGGCTGTACATGACCTTTCTTGTCTGACCCGGATATTTCTTGTCAATGGAGACAACTGCTATGTTATGAAATACTCCTTCTATTGGAAGGTTTATGTCCACAATATCTGGAATCTGTTTTTTAATTAGAGGAAGAAAGATTCTCTCGGTTGCCTTTGCAATGTAGCAATCCTCCATAGGAGGTTTCCCAACAATGGTCGTTGGATATATTGCATCGTCCCTCATGGTTATACATGTAAGGTGAAACACAGGGAAGACATCCGAAAGGGAGTAATATCCCGTATGGTCTCCGAATGGTCCCTCTGTTTTTCTTTCTCCTGGCTCGCAATATCCCTCAAGTATAATCTCCGAATTAGCAGGCACCTCGAGGTCAACTGTCTCGCACCTGACCATCTCAACAGGAGACTTCCTCAGAAACCCAGCAAGAAGCATTTCATCGATGTCAGGTGGAAGAGGGGCTGTGGCTGAATACATCACAGTTGGGTCTCCGCCCAATGCCACTGCAACAGGAAGCCTCTGATTCATCTCTTCTGCCTTTCTAAAGTGTCTTGCACCGTCTTTATGCATATGCCAGTGCATACCCGTTGTCCTTCCATCATAGACCTGCATCCGATACATGCCACAGTTTCTTATGCCTGTTTCAGGGTCTTTTGTGAATACTAAAGGAAGTGTGATGAACCTTCCACCATCGAGAGGCCATGTCT is a window of Nitrospirota bacterium DNA encoding:
- a CDS encoding helix-turn-helix domain-containing protein; this translates as MERRYKQLNLEERVRITELKARGFSLRAIAEALGRSPSTIAREVGRNSSPSYMLYMSHRA
- the mnmA gene encoding tRNA 2-thiouridine(34) synthase MnmA, with protein sequence MKVIVAMSGGVDSSTAAYLLKKQGYEVSGLSFTLMETRGVKDINPNICCSIKAIESASQSSRHIGIPHSVVDLRAEFIQHVIEPFIEAYSNGITPNPCILCNRFIKFPYLLMEAEEKGADFIATGHYANTAPSLRKGIDQRKDQSYVLYALKKEELRRLILPLGGLRKDEVRAIAKTQGLPSASRLESQEICFIKDKNYSSFIGSFLPQKEGPIIDTKGNVIGTHKGLYRYTIGQRKRLGISSLEPLYVNKIDTANNALYIGARNMALKKEFLVSEVNWLIPKREDFRAGVKIRSMMPDKSATVYIMNDDTVDVLYDEPEWAPSAGQSAVFYEGDMVIGGGVIQSP
- a CDS encoding menaquinone biosynthesis decarboxylase, with protein sequence MAYKDLREFIALLEQKGMLKKVTVPVDPHLEMAEINDRVVKAGGPALLFEKPIGSRIPCVLNLFGSTERMNLALEVQSLDEIGQRMLEFIEPEIPTNLIEKLKALPKLKRLSDFLPKYVKGGQCKEVIIKDNPSLDILPVLKTWPLDGGRFITLPLVFTKDPETGIRNCGMYRMQVYDGRTTGMHWHMHKDGARHFRKAEEMNQRLPVAVALGGDPTVMYSATAPLPPDIDEMLLAGFLRKSPVEMVRCETVDLEVPANSEIILEGYCEPGERKTEGPFGDHTGYYSLSDVFPVFHLTCITMRDDAIYPTTIVGKPPMEDCYIAKATERIFLPLIKKQIPDIVDINLPIEGVFHNIAVVSIDKKYPGQTRKVMYSLWGMGQMSFTKMIVVVDKWVDVHNPSEVIWRMGNNVDPKRDVVIVEGPLDVLEHASDIPAYGGKMGIDATKKLPSDGFKRNWPPDIEMSEEVKRLVDERWKDYGL